The Raphanus sativus cultivar WK10039 unplaced genomic scaffold, ASM80110v3 Scaffold3514, whole genome shotgun sequence genome includes a region encoding these proteins:
- the LOC130506658 gene encoding uncharacterized protein LOC130506658: MESKVFFSMILVASSLWAATFVTQGVAQVQTPATIPGIFPGLPIDLVKCWSSLFNVEGCVLQISNSILSGKFENLEAACCKAFSSVDANCWPQMFPLNPFFPPFLKENCARIVPNPPTHK, from the coding sequence ATGGAAAGCAAAGTGTTTTTCTCAATGATCTTAGTTGCATCATCTCTTTGGGCTGCAACTTTTGTCACTCAAGGAGTCGCTCAAGTGCAAACGCCAGCAACAATTCCTGGCATTTTTCCTGGTTTACCTATTGATTTGGTAAAATGTTGGTCGTCTCTTTTTAACGTTGAAGGATGTGTGCTCCAAATCTCCAATTCGATTCTTTCTGGCAAGTTTGAAAATCTCGAAGCAGCATGTTGCAAGGCGTTCTCATCCGTAGATGCAAATTGTTGGCCTCAAATGTTTCCACTGAACCCATTTTTCCCACCTTTCCTCAAGGAAAATTGTGCTCGCATCGTTCCCAACCCACCTACACACAAGTGA